The genomic DNA ATTCTATTTCCTGTCTCCacatttttcttcctttctgaaGCCCCACATTGTAATGCAACATGAATACATAATTCAATTCCTTTATATAGCATCATAAACAATTCACATTGTCTCAAGATGCTAAAAAGAGCTCAAAGCCTGAACTCCTTAGGGtaatcacaaagtcagtagcTACAAGGGAAAACTGTTTTAACAGGAACTACAGGGACTAATTTTGAGCAGAACACAGGTCAAAAAGCAGTGCAGGGAATTAAGCCTTTTATGACTAGATTCCTTTCTtaacgtttttttcccccttcgtTCCCAGCGGCGATGCCCTTCATCATCATGACCATCGTGTTCCGGCCGTACCAGAGGGGCATCTACTGCGACGACGAGAGCATCCGCTACCCCTACAAGTCTGACACCATCTCCCATGGCATGATGGCCGCTGTCACCATCTCCTGCTCAATCATCATTGTGAGTTACTTAGACATACATAAACACTACATATACGCTaaacaaaacactcacacacacccacacccactcttAGAACATGTtcaacaaaagcacacacacacacacacacacacactcttgtgtaCACCAAGCAGTTCCACtcagtagtagtaataataatgataataatagtaaaaacaaacagactaacacacacacacacacacacacacacacacacacacttacacacacacacacacacacacacacacacacacacacacacacacacacacacacacacacacagagctccgaTTGAATAGTGTCTCTTCTTTCCCCACCCGTGCAGATCATGTCTGGTGAGGCCTACCTGGTGTACACCAAGCAGCTGCACTCCAACTCTGGCTTCAACCGGTACGTGTCGGCGCTCTACAAGGTGGTGGGCACCTTCGTGTTCGGCGCCTGCATCAGCCAGTCCCTGACTGATCTGGCCAAGTTCACCATTGGCCGGCCACGGCCCAACTTCATCGCCGTGTGCGCGCCCGTTACCTGTCAGGGCTACATGCTGAATATCAACTGCACCGGGTACCACCGCAACGTCACCGAGTCCAGGTGAGGGGGGCATTTGGAGTGGTGCGTGTtagtatgcacgtgtgtgtgtgtgtgtgtgtgtgtgtgtgtgtgcgcatgggttgggggggggggggggttatggtaATTCCCAAATCCAGacagtccccccccctccttctgtGTAATCAGGACATTTAGGTGAgtgtaaagggccgttcacaccaagaaagataacgataactataacgataacgataaaatcatccacactggccaacgataagaaaagtctctcctcatgttaatgaatgtgatggctagaatattaggcctatgggttctgattggctgttagctttttatcatctcaaaatcgctctgaaagtgatcaacaacgatatcgttcttcatgtcgttatagtttatgtgtgaacgttgtcattcatattaatgagagcgatgtttgtttatagttatcgttatcgttatcgttcttggtgtgaacgggccttaacTCCTCAGGTGAGAgtccaggtggtgtgtgtgtgtgtgttgtgtgtgagtgagagtgagagagagtcctggtgaggggtgtgtgtgtgtgtgtgtgtgtgtgtgtgtgtgtgtgtgtatgtgagagtgtgtgtgtgagtgtgagagagagagagtgtcctggctaggtgtgtgtatgtgtgtgtgtgtgtgtgtgtgtggtacgctGGTAGATGAGGCAGTCTTGTGAAACGGGAAGTGCGGCACTGCTGTAGGCCATGGTGAGATTGTGAGGGAAGAGGAACCATTTTTATTGTTTGGTTGGATTTGTTTAGTCTGATtccgttgtttgtttgtttgcagatTGTCCTTCTACTCCGGACACTCTTCCTTCGGCATGTATAGCATGCTCTTCCTTGCAGTGAGTGCTGTTATGAACTGTTATGTACTGTCGTTTCAGTGAGCGTTTTTATTTAACATGCAGGCTGTTCATGACCATAGTGTAATACATCAACActctgacccccccacccccccccacccccgtgtGCA from Sardina pilchardus chromosome 2, fSarPil1.1, whole genome shotgun sequence includes the following:
- the LOC134062892 gene encoding phospholipid phosphatase 2-like gives rise to the protein MRKDLAMPEQKRKIYILVDVLCVLVAAMPFIIMTIVFRPYQRGIYCDDESIRYPYKSDTISHGMMAAVTISCSIIIIMSGEAYLVYTKQLHSNSGFNRYVSALYKVVGTFVFGACISQSLTDLAKFTIGRPRPNFIAVCAPVTCQGYMLNINCTGYHRNVTESRLSFYSGHSSFGMYSMLFLALYVQARMVAKWARLLRPTIQFFLVAFAVYVGYTRVSDYKHHWSDVLVGLLQGALIAILNVRYVSDFFKIRPPLCVRSDSGESEDLERKPRLQIAETDRANNHYSYPGPV